One segment of Carya illinoinensis cultivar Pawnee chromosome 13, C.illinoinensisPawnee_v1, whole genome shotgun sequence DNA contains the following:
- the LOC122292413 gene encoding inactive receptor-like serine/threonine-protein kinase At2g40270 isoform X1, which translates to MNFLRTDRRTRTNQLKLRMAVFMAVLSLFIRNQSLCSSLNTEGLALLRFRDRVTRDPFGALSDWNENDGVADPCAWFGVECSDGKVVTLTLKNLCLDGTLAPELGTLAYIKSIILRNNSFSGNIPNYIGELKDLEILDLGFNNFSGPFPSEFINNLSLTTLLLDNNEFLGAISPELYELKTLSEFQADDNQLTGTPLRESCNCGSFIWNTAKFGDEANRKLLQAVDFSNPSRGNNVNKRSSFSPSPSPRSPSSLDYLPPSASPFSSISAPSDSPLSSPLFSPSQAPSNIFLTPSTPPILAPSPASTIPPNPPIIASPPADSHRESDPTPSPAPTPSQVVNKDSETNLHAVLTWVGISGGCSFILISVISIFYCRRNKVVTVKPWVTGLSGQLQKAFVTGVPKLNRPELEAACEDFSNIIGSFSYGTVYKGTLSSGLEIAVSSSAVTSPGDWSKTLNVQFRKKIETLSKVNHKNFVNLIGYCEEEKPFTRMMVFEYAPNGTLFEHLHIKEAEHLDWGMRLRIAMGMAYCLEYMHQLTPPVTHKNLQSSSIYLTEDYAAKISDFGFWKDISAAKNDSDAMKLLETPLVEPESNVYSFGVILFEMMTGRIPYSVDNGCLADWASDCLKGEQPLREMVDPTLKSFQVVELEEVFGVIKDCVQPDSKQRPSIRDITSKLREITAVGPDGATPKLSPLWWAELEIMSTDSS; encoded by the exons ATGAATTTCTTGAGAACGGACAGACGGACGAGAACCAACCAGTTGAAGCTCCGCATGGCGGTGTTCATGGCGGTGCTATCACTTTTTATTAGGAATCAGAGTCTGTGTTCGTCTCTGAACACCGAAG GTTTAGCGTTGTTGAGGTTCCGGGATAGAGTGACGAGAGACCCGTTTGGGGCTTTATCGGATTGGAATGAGAATGATGGAGTGGCTGATCCGTGTGCTTGGTTCGGAGTGGAGTGTTCGGACGGGAAAGTGGTGACCTT GACTTTGAAGAATCTTTGCCTTGATGGAACATTGGCACCTGAACTCGGGACGCTGGCTTACATAAAATCTAT CATTTTACGCAACAATTCTTTTTCTGGTAATATCCCAAATTACATTGGGGAATTGAAGGATCTGGAGATTTTGGACTTGGGATTCAATAACTTTAGCGGGCCATTTCCATCTGAATTCATCAATAATCTTTCCCTGACTACCCT TTTACTTGACAACAACGAGTTTCTTGGTGccatctctcctgaactctatGAGCTCAAGACCCTTTCGGAATTTCAGGCAGATGATAACCAGCTAACTGGTACTCCTTTGAGGGAGTCTTGTAACTGTGGATCTTTCATTTG GAACACTGCCAAATTTGGAGATGAAGCTAACCGTAAGCTGCTGCAGGCAGTGGATTTCTCAAATCCATCCAGAGGCAACAATGTGAACAAGAGAAGTTCATTTTCACCATCACCTTCTCCCAGGTCCCCCTCATCACTGGACTATCTGCCTCCATCAGCATCACCATTTTCATCTATATCAGCTCCATCAGATTCACCATTGTCATCTCCACTATTTTCCCCATCACAAGCTCCCTCCAACATCTTTCTGACTCCTTCCACACCACCTATTTTAGCACCCTCTCCTGCTTCAACAATTCCACCAAATCCGCCAATAATAGCATCTCCACCAGCAGATTCTCACCGGGAGTCGGATCCCACTCCTTCACCTGCTCCAACTCCTAGCCAAGTGGTTAACAAGGATTCTGAGACAAATCTTCATGCAGTTCTTACTTGGGTTGGAATTTCCGGGGGTTGCTCATTCATTCTGATTTCAGTCATCAGCATTTTTTACTGCAGAAGAAACAAGGTTGTTACTGTGAAACCTTGGGTGACAGGGTTAAGTGGGCAGCTGCAGAAAGCATTTGTAACAG GTGTACCAAAGCTCAACCGACCAGAACTTGAAGCAGCTTGTGAAGATTTCAGCAATATCATTGGTTCTTTCTCATATGGGACTGTGTATAAGGGGACTCTTTCAAGTGGGCTAGAAATAGCTGTATCATCCAGTGCAGTGACATCTCCCGGGGACTGGTCAAAAACTTTGAATGTGCAGTTCAGAAAGAAG ATAGAGACACTATCAAAAGTGAACCACAAAAATTTCGTGAACCTCATTGGATATTGTGAAGAAGAGAAGCCATTCACGAGAATGATGGTTTTTGAGTATGCTCCAAATGGTACACTATTTGAGCATTTACACA TAAAAGAAGCCGAGCACTTGGACTGGGGAATGAGACTCCGAATAGCTATGGGCATGGCATACTGTCTGGAATATATGCACCAGTTGACTCCACCAGTAACCCACAAAAACCTGCAATCCTCATCTATATACCTGACTGAAGATTATGCAGCCAAAATATCAGATTTCGGTTTTTGGAAGGATATTTCTGCAGCCAAGAATGACTCAGATGCTATGAAGCTTTTGGAGACTCCGTTAGTGGAACCAGAAAGCAATGTCTACAGCTTCGGGGTGATCTTGTTCGAAATGATGACGGGAAGGATTCCATACTCTGTGGACAATGGCTGTCTTGCAGACTGGGCATCAGACTGTCTAAAAGGTGAGCAGCCCTTAAGAGAAATGGTGGATCCAACGCTAAAATCTTTCCAGGTGGTTGAGCTTGAGGAAGTATTTGGAGTGATAAAAGATTGTGTCCAACCTGATTCAAAGCAAAGACCATCAATCAGAGATATTACATCTAAGTTGAGAGAGATCACAGCAGTGGGGCCTGATGGAGCAACCCCAAAACTATCTCCACTCTGGTGGGCAGAGCTTGAAATCATGTCTACGGACTCTAGTTGA
- the LOC122292413 gene encoding inactive receptor-like serine/threonine-protein kinase At2g40270 isoform X2 — MAVFMAVLSLFIRNQSLCSSLNTEGLALLRFRDRVTRDPFGALSDWNENDGVADPCAWFGVECSDGKVVTLTLKNLCLDGTLAPELGTLAYIKSIILRNNSFSGNIPNYIGELKDLEILDLGFNNFSGPFPSEFINNLSLTTLLLDNNEFLGAISPELYELKTLSEFQADDNQLTGTPLRESCNCGSFIWNTAKFGDEANRKLLQAVDFSNPSRGNNVNKRSSFSPSPSPRSPSSLDYLPPSASPFSSISAPSDSPLSSPLFSPSQAPSNIFLTPSTPPILAPSPASTIPPNPPIIASPPADSHRESDPTPSPAPTPSQVVNKDSETNLHAVLTWVGISGGCSFILISVISIFYCRRNKVVTVKPWVTGLSGQLQKAFVTGVPKLNRPELEAACEDFSNIIGSFSYGTVYKGTLSSGLEIAVSSSAVTSPGDWSKTLNVQFRKKIETLSKVNHKNFVNLIGYCEEEKPFTRMMVFEYAPNGTLFEHLHIKEAEHLDWGMRLRIAMGMAYCLEYMHQLTPPVTHKNLQSSSIYLTEDYAAKISDFGFWKDISAAKNDSDAMKLLETPLVEPESNVYSFGVILFEMMTGRIPYSVDNGCLADWASDCLKGEQPLREMVDPTLKSFQVVELEEVFGVIKDCVQPDSKQRPSIRDITSKLREITAVGPDGATPKLSPLWWAELEIMSTDSS; from the exons ATGGCGGTGTTCATGGCGGTGCTATCACTTTTTATTAGGAATCAGAGTCTGTGTTCGTCTCTGAACACCGAAG GTTTAGCGTTGTTGAGGTTCCGGGATAGAGTGACGAGAGACCCGTTTGGGGCTTTATCGGATTGGAATGAGAATGATGGAGTGGCTGATCCGTGTGCTTGGTTCGGAGTGGAGTGTTCGGACGGGAAAGTGGTGACCTT GACTTTGAAGAATCTTTGCCTTGATGGAACATTGGCACCTGAACTCGGGACGCTGGCTTACATAAAATCTAT CATTTTACGCAACAATTCTTTTTCTGGTAATATCCCAAATTACATTGGGGAATTGAAGGATCTGGAGATTTTGGACTTGGGATTCAATAACTTTAGCGGGCCATTTCCATCTGAATTCATCAATAATCTTTCCCTGACTACCCT TTTACTTGACAACAACGAGTTTCTTGGTGccatctctcctgaactctatGAGCTCAAGACCCTTTCGGAATTTCAGGCAGATGATAACCAGCTAACTGGTACTCCTTTGAGGGAGTCTTGTAACTGTGGATCTTTCATTTG GAACACTGCCAAATTTGGAGATGAAGCTAACCGTAAGCTGCTGCAGGCAGTGGATTTCTCAAATCCATCCAGAGGCAACAATGTGAACAAGAGAAGTTCATTTTCACCATCACCTTCTCCCAGGTCCCCCTCATCACTGGACTATCTGCCTCCATCAGCATCACCATTTTCATCTATATCAGCTCCATCAGATTCACCATTGTCATCTCCACTATTTTCCCCATCACAAGCTCCCTCCAACATCTTTCTGACTCCTTCCACACCACCTATTTTAGCACCCTCTCCTGCTTCAACAATTCCACCAAATCCGCCAATAATAGCATCTCCACCAGCAGATTCTCACCGGGAGTCGGATCCCACTCCTTCACCTGCTCCAACTCCTAGCCAAGTGGTTAACAAGGATTCTGAGACAAATCTTCATGCAGTTCTTACTTGGGTTGGAATTTCCGGGGGTTGCTCATTCATTCTGATTTCAGTCATCAGCATTTTTTACTGCAGAAGAAACAAGGTTGTTACTGTGAAACCTTGGGTGACAGGGTTAAGTGGGCAGCTGCAGAAAGCATTTGTAACAG GTGTACCAAAGCTCAACCGACCAGAACTTGAAGCAGCTTGTGAAGATTTCAGCAATATCATTGGTTCTTTCTCATATGGGACTGTGTATAAGGGGACTCTTTCAAGTGGGCTAGAAATAGCTGTATCATCCAGTGCAGTGACATCTCCCGGGGACTGGTCAAAAACTTTGAATGTGCAGTTCAGAAAGAAG ATAGAGACACTATCAAAAGTGAACCACAAAAATTTCGTGAACCTCATTGGATATTGTGAAGAAGAGAAGCCATTCACGAGAATGATGGTTTTTGAGTATGCTCCAAATGGTACACTATTTGAGCATTTACACA TAAAAGAAGCCGAGCACTTGGACTGGGGAATGAGACTCCGAATAGCTATGGGCATGGCATACTGTCTGGAATATATGCACCAGTTGACTCCACCAGTAACCCACAAAAACCTGCAATCCTCATCTATATACCTGACTGAAGATTATGCAGCCAAAATATCAGATTTCGGTTTTTGGAAGGATATTTCTGCAGCCAAGAATGACTCAGATGCTATGAAGCTTTTGGAGACTCCGTTAGTGGAACCAGAAAGCAATGTCTACAGCTTCGGGGTGATCTTGTTCGAAATGATGACGGGAAGGATTCCATACTCTGTGGACAATGGCTGTCTTGCAGACTGGGCATCAGACTGTCTAAAAGGTGAGCAGCCCTTAAGAGAAATGGTGGATCCAACGCTAAAATCTTTCCAGGTGGTTGAGCTTGAGGAAGTATTTGGAGTGATAAAAGATTGTGTCCAACCTGATTCAAAGCAAAGACCATCAATCAGAGATATTACATCTAAGTTGAGAGAGATCACAGCAGTGGGGCCTGATGGAGCAACCCCAAAACTATCTCCACTCTGGTGGGCAGAGCTTGAAATCATGTCTACGGACTCTAGTTGA
- the LOC122292412 gene encoding ethylene-overproduction protein 1 produces the protein MRALKIIERFKGTQVHALSPSETITGTGKNPTVATRAKFINYKVKSFSKSKPNNSVAVTDALLPYGLPTTDLLEPSIDPHLKPLDFVATVADLYGRLETCSQSDKSMLCMEQYSVLRSLGDHKLLRRCLRAARQNAGDVHSKVVVSAWLRFQRREDELVGVSAMDCGGHVLECPKAALVSGYDLNYIHDHCQCLNDRFEVINTPTLIGNECLNLDVDGYVSFCIGNEEIKCVRYRIAALSRVFNVMLFGKFLESKMDKIDFSGNGISVGGMRAVEVYSRTRRLDYFSAEIVLELLSFANRFCCEELKSACDAHLASLVGNIEDAMALIEYGLEETANLVVASCLQVMLRELPSNLYNWKVMKNFCSSQARERLARAGHASFLLYYFLSHVAMEESMASNTTVMLLERLGECATEKWQKALAFHQLGCALLERKDYKDAQRCFGVAAAASHVYSMAGIARAKHEQGQRYSAYKLMSSLILEYKPVGWMYQERSLYNIGREKILDLKTATELDPTLSFPYKYRAVAKVEENQIRGAILEIDKIIGFKLLPDCLELRAWFFIALKDYESALRDIRVVLTLEPNYMMFHGKVTGDYLIEHLSHRVQQLSEADCWMQLYQRWSCIDDIGSLAVIHQMLVNDPGKSLLRFRQSLLLLRLNCQKAAMRSLRLARNHSSSENERLVYEGWILYDTGYREEALSRADKSISLQRSFEAFFLKAYSLADTTLDPESSSYVVQILGEALKCPSDGLRKGQALNNLGSVHVDCGNLDLAADCYSNALEIKHARAHQGLARVYHQRNHRQAAYEEMTKLIEKARNNASAYEKRSEYCGREMAKNDLDAATQLDPLRTYPYRYRAAVLMDDQKETEAVEELTKAIAFKPDLQMLHLRAAFYESMGNLTSALQDCQAALCLDPDHKETLDLYNRAQELAVNLQLK, from the exons ATGCGTGCTCTTAAGATCATAGAGCGATTCAAGGGCACCCAAGTTCACGCTCTTAGTCCATCGGAGACTATCACCGGCACCGGTAAAAACCCCACCGTAGCTACCAGGGCTAAGTTTATCAACTATAAAGTCAAATCATTTTCAAAGTCCAAACCCAACAACTCGGTCGCAGTAACTGATGCTCTTCTTCCTTATGGACTTCCTACAACTGATCTCCTTGAACCCTCCATAGATCCCCACCTCAAGCCCCTCGACTTTGTAGCGACTGTAGCTGACCTTTATGGTCGTCTTGAAACTTGCTCCCAATCCGATAAGTCAATGCTATGTATGGAGCAGTACTCTGTCTTGCGCAGCCTCGGTGATCACAAGCTGCTACGCCGGTGCCTCCGTGCTGCCCGTCAAAACGCGGGAGATGTGCACTCGAAGGTTGTGGTTTCTGCATGGTTAAGGTTCCAGAGGAGGGAGGACGAGCTTGTGGGTGTATCCGCTATGGATTGTGGTGGCCACGTTCTTGAGTGCCCCAAGGCCGCTTTAGTATCTGGGTatgatttaaattatattcatgATCATTGCCAGTGTCTTAACGACCGTTTCGAGGTGATTAATACGCCAACATTGATAGGGAATGAGTGTTTGAATTTGGATGTGGATGGTTACGTTTCATTTTGTATTGGTAATGAGGAAATTAAATGTGTTAGGTACAGAATTGCAGCGTTATCGAGAGTATTTAATGTTATGCTGTTTGGTAAGTTCTTGGAGTCGAAAATGGATAAGATTGATTTTTCAGGAAATGGGATATCTGTAGGGGGGATGAGAGCTGTTGAAGTGTATAGTAGAACTAGAAGATTGGACTATTTCAGTGCTGAGATTGTTTTGGAGTTGCTTTCTTTTGCAAATAGGTTCTGCTGCGAGGAGTTGAAGTCTGCTTGTGATGCTCATCTAGCATCACTGGTGGGCAACATTGAGGATGCAATGGCTCTTATTGAATATGGTTTGGAGGAGACGGCAAATCTTGTTGTGGCATCTTGCCTCCAAGTGATGTTAAGAGAGCTCCCAAGCAATCTGTATAATTGGAAGGTGATGAAAAATTTTTGTAGCTCTCAGGCTAGGGAGAGGTTGGCCAGGGCAGGTCATGCTTCTTTCTTGCTGTATTATTTCCTAAGCCATGTTGCGATGGAGGAAAGCATGGCATCTAACACGACAGTGATGTTATTGGAGAGATTGGGAGAGTGTGCAACAGAAAAGTGGCAGAAGGCACTTGCATTTCATCAACTGGGCTGTGCATTGCTTGAGAGAAAAGATTACAAGGATGCTCAGCGTTGTTTTGGGGTGGCAGCTGCAGCGAGTCACGTTTATTCAATGGCTGGCATAGCAAGAGCTAAACATGAGCAAGGGCAACGGTATTCGGCCTATAAGCTGATGAGCTCTCTCATCTTAGAGTATAAACCAGTTGGGTGGATGTACCAAGAGCGGTCTCTTTATAATATTGGGAGGGAGAAGATCTTGGACTTGAAAACTGCAACTGAATTGGATCCTACTCTTTCATTCCCTTACAAATATAGAGCTGTTGCAAAGGTGGAGGAGAATCAGATTAGGGGAGCCATTTTGGAGATTGACAAAATTATTGGGTTTAAGCTCTTGCCTGACTGCCTTGAGTTGAGAGCTTGGTTCTTCATTGCACTTAAGGATTACGAAAGTGCTCTTAGAGACATTCGAGTAGTTTTAACTTTAGAACCCAATTACATGATGTTTCATGGGAAGGTTACTGGGGATTACTTGATTGAGCACCTCAGCCATCGGGTTCAGCAATTGAGTGAGGCTGATTGCTGGATGCAACTCTATCAGCGATGGTCTTGTATTGATGATATAGGCTCTCTGGCTGTCATACATCAGATGCTGGTAAATGACCCTGGAAAGAGTCTTCTCCGGTTTCGGCAATCTCTACTTCTTTTGAG GCTTAATTGTCAAAAGGCTGCAATGCGTAGCTTGCGATTGGCTAGAAATCATTCTAGCTCTGAGAATGAAAGGCTAGTTTATGAAGGTTGGATTTTATATGACACCGGTTATCGTGAAGAAGCTCTCTCTAGGGCAGATAAGTCCATTTCACTTCAGAGGTCATTCGAAGCCTTTTTCCTTAAAGCATACTCATTGGCTGACACAACTCTGGATCCTGAATCTTCATCTTATGTTGTTCAAATTCTGGGGGAAGCTCTTAAATGCCCTTCAGATGGTCTTCGGAAAGGACAA GCATTAAATAATTTAGGGAGTGTTCACGTGGATTGTGGTAACCTGGATTTAGCTGCAGATTGCTACTCAAATGCCCTTGAGATCAAGCATGCAAGAGCTCATCAAGGGCTGGCGCGTGTTTATCATCAAAGAAATCACCGGCAAGCTGCATATGAAGAGATGACCAAGCTAATAGAGAAGGCACGAAATAATGCGTCAGCCTATGAGAAAAGGTCAGAATATTGTGGTCGTGAAATGGCAAAGAATGATCTTGATGCAGCAACACAATTGGATCCGCTTAGGACATATCCATATAGATACAGGGCAGCAG TTCTGATGGATGACCAAAAAGAAACTGAAGCTGTAGAAGAGCTAACGAAGGCCATAGCTTTCAAGCCTGATTTACAAATGCTTCATCTTCGAGCAGCATTTTACGAGTCAATGGGGAACCTCACCTCTGCTCTCCAAGATTGTCAGGCAGCTCTATGCTTGGACCCTGACCATAAGGAAACACTTGATTTGTATAATCGGGCACAGGAGTTGGCTGTAAATTTACAACTTAAATGA